From a region of the Leptospira montravelensis genome:
- a CDS encoding phytoene desaturase family protein, with protein MENKYDVIIIGSGIGGLTAASILSQVAKKKVLVLERHFKLGGFTHTFKRLGKFEWDVGIHYIGDLGEGSMLRTLFDSITRRGVKWQKMQEPFEVFDYPGFSFPVYGEKEKFISDLKQKFPLESEAIDRYFRDVEIFTQWFGRHFTLKALPAVFEKAAKFLNLNHIPTPYITTKEYMESNIQDENLRALLSSQWGDYGLPPSTSSFAIHSMIVAHYFNGGYFPIGGSSKIVDSIEPIVEENGGSLKILHTVKEILLEGDKAVGVKVEVQKGKTFSEQEFYADVIISDAGAYTTYNKLLAKEHSSSFQKPLESLSTQGTTSITLYIGFKESPTKLGFHGENHWIFPDINHDACYAKRNDLIEGKPPMMYLSFPSLKNPESEGHTAEAISFADYSLFAKWKDEPWKKRGEDYAQLKDKITEGMLSFLEERFPGFRDLIEFTELSTPITTEFFTGHKEGSIYGLSCTPERFQQEWLGVRTTIKNLYLTGADACSPGVAGALMGGVAASSVVLGLTGTLRLMKELFQKSQETS; from the coding sequence ATGGAAAATAAATATGACGTAATCATTATCGGTTCTGGAATTGGTGGCCTAACGGCCGCCTCTATTCTTTCTCAAGTTGCCAAAAAGAAAGTACTCGTTTTAGAACGTCATTTTAAGTTAGGTGGATTCACTCATACTTTCAAAAGACTTGGAAAATTTGAATGGGACGTGGGAATCCATTATATTGGGGACTTAGGCGAAGGTTCAATGTTACGAACGCTTTTTGATTCCATTACAAGAAGAGGGGTGAAATGGCAAAAAATGCAAGAACCCTTTGAGGTTTTCGATTACCCAGGATTTAGTTTTCCGGTGTATGGAGAAAAAGAAAAATTTATAAGTGATTTAAAACAAAAGTTTCCTTTAGAATCCGAAGCCATTGATAGATACTTTCGAGATGTAGAAATTTTTACACAATGGTTCGGAAGGCATTTTACACTCAAGGCTCTCCCAGCTGTATTTGAAAAGGCAGCAAAGTTTTTAAACCTAAACCATATCCCCACTCCGTACATCACTACCAAAGAATATATGGAGTCAAATATTCAGGATGAAAACCTAAGAGCACTTCTAAGTTCACAGTGGGGTGATTACGGCCTTCCTCCATCCACATCTTCCTTTGCCATACATTCCATGATTGTGGCACATTACTTTAACGGTGGTTATTTTCCCATTGGAGGATCTTCTAAAATCGTAGATTCGATAGAACCCATTGTAGAAGAAAACGGAGGGAGCTTAAAAATCCTTCATACAGTCAAAGAAATCCTTCTCGAGGGAGATAAAGCTGTCGGTGTGAAAGTAGAAGTTCAAAAAGGAAAAACTTTTTCGGAACAGGAATTTTATGCTGATGTCATTATTTCAGATGCAGGTGCTTATACCACCTACAACAAACTATTGGCCAAAGAACATTCTAGTTCTTTTCAAAAACCTCTGGAATCTCTTAGCACCCAGGGAACTACGTCCATCACACTTTATATTGGATTTAAGGAATCTCCAACAAAACTCGGATTTCACGGGGAAAACCATTGGATCTTCCCTGACATAAACCATGATGCTTGTTATGCGAAAAGAAATGATCTTATTGAGGGCAAACCACCGATGATGTATCTGTCTTTCCCTTCTTTAAAAAATCCAGAGTCCGAAGGCCATACGGCCGAAGCTATCAGTTTTGCTGATTATTCCTTATTTGCGAAATGGAAGGACGAACCCTGGAAAAAACGCGGGGAAGATTATGCGCAACTGAAAGACAAGATTACCGAAGGTATGTTATCATTTTTGGAAGAACGATTTCCTGGATTTCGAGACCTCATTGAATTTACAGAACTCTCCACTCCTATCACAACCGAATTCTTTACAGGACATAAAGAAGGATCTATTTATGGACTTTCCTGTACACCGGAACGCTTTCAACAAGAATGGTTAGGTGTGAGGACAACGATCAAAAATCTTTACCTAACGGGAGCTGACGCCTGCTCTCCTGGAGTAGCAGGTGCCTTGATGGGCGGCGTGGCTGCTTCTTCTGTGGTTTTGGGGCTTACTGGGACTCTTAGGCTTATGAAAGAACTTTTCCAAAAGAGCCAAGAAACCAGTTGA
- the hflX gene encoding GTPase HflX, whose translation MELARLVGEISNEIRRQVGLLIERTGYVTHLIVGNDNSIEIPHLDRYRVAHSRLRGLRLFHTHLKEHPLNQEDLMDLVLNRFDSITAACVGADGIPKFFFSAFINPDPDAKEPWILSPKQYPGQLKYGYSEQVEALESEFTKKTSILKESQKENRAFLVGVYDVRKMKRSPEHSMVELKELCRTAGIHVVDTYVQKRDPDPRTVVGKGKLQEIILTSVHKDIEHLIFDLELTPSQAKKISDASDLKIIDRTQLILDIFSKNAKSRDGKLQVELAQLKYLKNRLSELDDNMSRLTGGIGGRGPGETKLEIGNRRVEEKITRLENELKDLKRRRELNRKARSKNEIPIVGIVGYTNAGKSTLLNALTNSTVIAEDKLFATLDPTTRRIRFPEEREIIISDTVGFIHDLPPDLSQAFKATLEELGDADLLLHVVDSTNANYAEQMEAVDTILNSLQLNEIPRMVVFNKADGLDEETRVSFEKNEALLVSAVTREGLPHLLDLIEEELWKKKEQNPNLVSIPNS comes from the coding sequence ATGGAGCTAGCAAGGCTCGTTGGCGAGATTTCAAACGAAATTCGCAGGCAAGTCGGCCTTCTCATTGAAAGGACAGGTTATGTCACCCATTTGATTGTTGGCAATGACAACTCCATAGAAATTCCCCATTTGGACCGATATCGAGTGGCACATTCTCGGCTCAGGGGTTTACGCCTTTTTCACACACACCTCAAAGAACACCCGTTAAACCAAGAAGATTTGATGGACCTTGTCCTCAACCGCTTTGATTCCATTACGGCAGCTTGTGTGGGAGCCGATGGAATTCCCAAATTCTTTTTTTCTGCCTTTATTAATCCCGATCCCGATGCAAAGGAACCTTGGATCCTTTCGCCAAAACAATACCCAGGCCAATTGAAGTATGGTTACTCGGAACAAGTGGAAGCACTGGAATCCGAATTCACAAAAAAAACATCCATCCTCAAAGAATCTCAAAAAGAAAACAGAGCCTTCCTTGTGGGTGTTTATGATGTCAGGAAGATGAAACGTTCACCGGAACATTCGATGGTAGAACTCAAAGAACTTTGCCGCACAGCAGGTATCCATGTTGTGGATACTTATGTTCAAAAAAGAGATCCTGATCCCAGAACTGTTGTAGGAAAAGGTAAGTTACAAGAAATTATCTTAACTTCGGTTCACAAAGACATTGAACATTTAATTTTTGATTTGGAACTCACTCCTTCGCAGGCAAAAAAAATCTCGGATGCCAGTGATTTAAAAATCATCGATCGCACCCAACTCATTTTGGATATCTTTTCGAAAAATGCAAAATCAAGAGATGGAAAACTCCAGGTGGAACTTGCCCAACTCAAATACTTAAAAAACCGCCTTTCGGAATTAGACGACAATATGAGTCGCCTAACGGGTGGTATTGGTGGTAGAGGGCCTGGAGAAACCAAATTAGAAATTGGAAACAGGCGTGTGGAAGAAAAAATCACTCGTTTGGAAAATGAACTAAAAGACCTCAAACGTCGTAGAGAATTAAACCGTAAGGCTCGTTCCAAAAACGAAATCCCTATCGTAGGAATTGTTGGTTATACAAATGCCGGAAAGTCAACCTTACTCAATGCCCTCACAAACTCTACTGTCATTGCCGAAGACAAATTATTTGCAACTTTAGATCCCACAACTCGTAGGATTCGTTTTCCTGAAGAAAGAGAAATTATCATTTCTGATACAGTAGGTTTTATTCACGACCTTCCGCCAGATTTATCACAGGCCTTTAAAGCAACTCTTGAGGAATTAGGGGATGCGGATTTATTACTCCATGTAGTCGATTCCACAAACGCAAATTATGCGGAACAAATGGAAGCCGTAGATACCATTCTCAATTCCCTTCAATTGAACGAAATTCCTCGAATGGTGGTTTTTAACAAGGCGGATGGGTTGGATGAGGAAACACGTGTTTCCTTCGAAAAGAATGAGGCCTTACTTGTTTCTGCTGTCACCCGCGAAGGTTTGCCTCATCTTTTGGATTTAATTGAAGAAGAACTTTGGAAAAAAAAGGAACAGAACCCTAATCTAGTTTCTATTCCCAATTCGTAA
- a CDS encoding MarR family winged helix-turn-helix transcriptional regulator: protein MGTKFKGSKKEVQALDAFIKLKRAAESLSSRLISEFTKWSISESQFGVLETLYHLGPLCQKDLGDKILKSTGNITLVIDNLEKRNLVERVRGVEDRRFISVHLTAEGKKLIEQIFPDHVKRITSEFAVLSPEEQEVLGKICKKLGKKTEAICK from the coding sequence ATGGGAACAAAATTCAAAGGATCTAAAAAAGAAGTACAGGCACTCGATGCGTTTATTAAATTAAAACGTGCTGCCGAATCTCTGTCTTCCCGACTCATTTCTGAGTTTACCAAATGGAGTATTTCAGAAAGTCAATTTGGGGTTTTAGAGACTTTGTACCACTTGGGACCACTCTGTCAAAAAGACTTGGGTGACAAAATCCTCAAAAGTACGGGAAACATCACCCTTGTGATTGATAACCTGGAAAAAAGAAATCTTGTAGAACGTGTTCGCGGTGTAGAGGACAGAAGGTTTATTTCTGTCCACCTAACAGCAGAAGGAAAAAAACTCATCGAACAAATTTTTCCTGACCATGTGAAACGAATTACTTCAGAATTTGCAGTATTATCCCCTGAGGAACAAGAAGTCCTTGGAAAAATCTGCAAAAAACTCGGCAAAAAAACCGAAGCCATCTGTAAGTAA
- a CDS encoding STAS domain-containing protein, protein MADLQFPSLDLKTEFIEIKGERVLVVSFVGQITNTNAYEINRNISVIFRDSVYNIILELTKLDYINSIGVATLIGIIKTVESNQGKILIGGLNHFLENVIRLMDLPRKVQIFNTKQEAITNWE, encoded by the coding sequence ATGGCGGATTTACAGTTTCCCTCCCTGGATCTCAAAACAGAATTCATCGAAATCAAAGGAGAGCGAGTGCTGGTTGTTTCCTTTGTGGGCCAGATCACCAATACCAACGCATACGAAATCAACCGGAATATTTCCGTGATCTTTCGCGACTCTGTTTACAATATCATTTTGGAACTCACCAAGTTGGATTATATTAATAGCATTGGAGTGGCAACACTCATAGGTATTATCAAAACAGTTGAGAGCAATCAAGGTAAAATACTAATTGGGGGACTCAATCATTTTCTGGAAAACGTGATTCGGTTAATGGATTTGCCACGAAAGGTGCAAATTTTTAATACCAAACAAGAAGCCATTACGAATTGGGAATAG
- the mtnP gene encoding S-methyl-5'-thioadenosine phosphorylase — MTNVVKIGVIGGTGLYSIDGMEIIKEIHPETPWGKPSDTITIGRFKGKEIAFLPRHGKGHFLNPSEVPARANIAALKQLGVEEIIAFSSVGSLRQEIAPRDFVIPSQIIDRTKARHATFFENGMVAHAPFADPFSAGLGKKVEEAAKQIGLPIHSNKTLICMEGPLFSTRAESHMYRSWGADIINMTVLPEAKLAREAEILYQMVCMSTDYDCWKEDEAHVTLEMVLANLSANADTAKKLLSALIDFLGKSDDTSLVGSTKYSLVTSPEKRNQEQIIKLKFLFPTYF, encoded by the coding sequence ATGACAAATGTAGTGAAAATCGGGGTTATTGGTGGAACTGGCCTATATTCAATTGATGGAATGGAGATTATTAAAGAGATTCATCCAGAAACTCCTTGGGGCAAACCATCGGACACGATCACCATTGGTCGTTTTAAGGGTAAAGAAATTGCGTTTTTACCAAGACATGGAAAAGGACATTTTTTAAATCCAAGTGAAGTTCCGGCCCGAGCCAACATTGCCGCATTAAAACAGTTAGGCGTAGAAGAAATCATTGCATTTAGTTCTGTAGGAAGTTTACGCCAAGAAATTGCACCGAGAGATTTTGTGATTCCTTCACAAATCATTGATCGCACCAAAGCAAGACATGCTACGTTTTTTGAGAATGGAATGGTGGCACATGCTCCCTTTGCAGATCCTTTTTCAGCAGGGCTCGGTAAAAAAGTAGAAGAAGCTGCCAAACAAATCGGCCTACCAATTCATTCCAACAAAACATTAATTTGTATGGAAGGCCCTTTGTTTTCGACAAGAGCCGAATCTCATATGTATAGATCTTGGGGAGCGGATATCATTAATATGACCGTCCTTCCAGAAGCAAAACTGGCAAGAGAAGCAGAGATTCTTTACCAAATGGTTTGTATGTCTACGGATTACGATTGTTGGAAAGAAGATGAAGCACATGTCACCTTGGAAATGGTTCTTGCGAACTTGAGTGCCAACGCAGATACAGCTAAGAAGTTATTATCGGCCCTCATTGACTTTCTAGGAAAATCGGATGATACAAGTCTTGTCGGCAGTACGAAGTATTCTCTTGTGACATCTCCTGAAAAAAGAAACCAGGAACAAATAATCAAATTAAAATTTCTTTTCCCAACCTACTTTTAG
- a CDS encoding formylglycine-generating enzyme family protein has product MRKLLMILFVWGIVISPLVSQEETSEESPFATTKKKVQLWKGEVVGVYKNRLWIKVRIYRNQRISKLSLAEIKSLFAETKEFPVYQKLTDLKQGVLVVRDTVWEEKHINKKNQFIEVVLVGDYKPDLNSKMKEITTDAYISSYIEEDFFTEPDAFFKGRFTPPRKTVFHPKDRKEMVLVSRGLFLYGQGTDPSSDSFNPYFLEPKPSNLKEIPSFYIDKYEVTNAEYAYFSKQTNSPNPPHWIGGKYPEGEGDFPVVHLTYREVERYANWVGKRIPTEWEWEKAARGPGVIEFTNRDETLGYQIIATKYPFGDEYDSLYCNTRESKIGKAQSVLELSTEGASPYGAIGMCGNAPEWTSSDYQLYPGHHIKNFSFGKIYKVVRGGSYADSAKNATASARSYGGIPNLSEDRRAGFRLVMDYRD; this is encoded by the coding sequence ATGAGAAAACTACTAATGATTCTATTCGTTTGGGGAATTGTAATTTCTCCCCTTGTTTCGCAAGAGGAAACTTCGGAAGAATCACCCTTTGCCACTACTAAAAAGAAAGTTCAACTTTGGAAAGGCGAAGTTGTTGGCGTTTATAAAAATAGATTATGGATTAAAGTTCGGATTTATCGTAACCAACGTATTTCCAAGCTTTCACTCGCTGAAATTAAATCATTATTTGCTGAAACAAAAGAATTTCCTGTGTATCAAAAACTGACAGACTTAAAACAAGGGGTTCTTGTGGTTCGAGACACTGTTTGGGAAGAAAAACATATCAACAAAAAAAATCAATTCATCGAAGTAGTGTTAGTGGGTGATTACAAACCGGATCTAAACTCAAAAATGAAAGAGATCACAACAGATGCCTATATCTCCAGTTATATCGAAGAAGATTTTTTTACAGAGCCAGATGCTTTTTTTAAAGGAAGATTCACTCCACCCAGAAAAACAGTTTTTCATCCCAAAGATAGAAAGGAAATGGTTTTAGTTTCGAGAGGTTTATTTTTATACGGGCAAGGGACAGATCCTTCCTCAGATAGTTTTAATCCTTATTTTTTAGAACCAAAACCTTCCAACCTAAAAGAAATCCCATCCTTTTATATTGATAAGTATGAAGTCACTAATGCAGAATATGCTTACTTTTCAAAACAAACAAATTCTCCAAACCCTCCTCATTGGATTGGGGGAAAGTATCCAGAAGGAGAAGGGGACTTTCCTGTTGTTCATCTCACTTACCGAGAAGTAGAGAGGTATGCCAATTGGGTAGGAAAACGGATTCCCACCGAATGGGAATGGGAAAAAGCGGCTCGTGGTCCAGGGGTGATTGAATTTACTAATAGAGACGAAACCTTAGGTTACCAAATCATTGCCACCAAATATCCGTTTGGAGATGAATATGATTCCCTTTATTGTAACACTAGAGAATCAAAAATTGGTAAAGCACAATCGGTTTTGGAATTATCAACAGAAGGAGCAAGTCCTTATGGTGCGATCGGAATGTGTGGGAATGCACCCGAATGGACATCCAGTGACTACCAGTTATATCCAGGGCATCATATTAAAAACTTTTCTTTTGGGAAAATATACAAAGTGGTTCGTGGTGGTTCTTATGCAGACTCAGCAAAAAATGCAACTGCCAGTGCTAGGTCCTATGGTGGGATTCCTAACCTATCCGAAGATAGGCGAGCAGGATTTCGATTGGTAATGGATTACCGAGATTAA
- a CDS encoding DUF4139 domain-containing protein: protein MKSKILPLTTLTLLIFTAGITSDSAFDMSTQSDRKSVSVTIYNGGIGLVRETRLLNLSKGIRTLRFEDVPSQIIPQTVRVKGEDPKKLTVFEQNYEYDLISPERLMDKYIGKEVTLYNETKEKTTSVKATLISNNGNPVYKIGDEISLGYNGRVTVPTIPENLFAKPTLVWKLKNDVEKEQTLEVSYQTNGLGWSADYILVLDKEENLCGLNSWVTLNNNSGAEYKNATLQLVAGKVNLISNQVNTYAMQPRAVKNTMRKEYDESAAAPEFNQENLSEYYLYTLDQPTNIGYNQTKQVQLFQSEGIEIKKFFVFENLPMYEGNEKNFNNATIKYIFKNAKKNNLGRPLPQGTIRVFKADSKGRQQLLGEDTIDHTPENEEVKIKTGQAFDVVANGKRLSNEVFKLSRGDKSTYSAEIRNRKKEEIEVRFYASLWGDWTITKSSHKFTKESATRAYTDVPLKANETVTVEYTVETKYQ from the coding sequence ATGAAATCCAAAATATTACCCTTAACCACTCTCACACTCCTGATCTTTACAGCGGGAATCACGTCCGACTCCGCTTTTGATATGTCTACACAATCTGATCGCAAATCTGTCAGTGTTACTATTTACAATGGAGGCATAGGTCTTGTACGGGAAACTCGTCTTTTAAATTTATCCAAAGGAATTCGTACATTGCGTTTCGAAGATGTTCCTTCTCAAATCATCCCACAAACCGTAAGAGTGAAGGGAGAAGATCCAAAAAAACTCACAGTCTTTGAACAAAACTACGAATACGATTTAATTTCTCCTGAACGTTTGATGGACAAATACATTGGAAAGGAAGTTACGCTTTACAATGAAACCAAAGAAAAAACAACTTCCGTCAAAGCCACGTTAATCTCAAACAATGGAAACCCCGTGTACAAAATTGGAGATGAAATTTCGCTCGGTTACAATGGGCGAGTGACAGTTCCCACCATTCCTGAAAATCTTTTTGCGAAACCTACTCTTGTTTGGAAATTGAAGAACGATGTAGAAAAGGAACAAACCCTAGAAGTTTCATACCAAACCAATGGACTTGGTTGGTCTGCTGATTATATTCTCGTTTTGGATAAAGAGGAAAATCTCTGTGGATTGAATTCTTGGGTCACATTAAACAACAACTCTGGTGCTGAGTATAAAAATGCAACTTTGCAACTTGTGGCAGGAAAAGTAAATTTAATCTCTAACCAAGTGAACACATATGCAATGCAGCCTCGTGCAGTAAAAAATACAATGCGAAAGGAATATGATGAATCAGCTGCTGCACCTGAATTCAACCAAGAGAATTTGTCCGAGTATTATTTATATACCTTAGACCAACCAACTAACATTGGATATAACCAAACTAAACAAGTTCAATTGTTTCAGTCGGAAGGAATCGAAATCAAAAAGTTTTTTGTTTTTGAAAACCTGCCTATGTATGAGGGAAATGAAAAAAATTTCAATAATGCAACCATCAAATATATTTTCAAAAATGCGAAGAAAAACAATTTAGGTCGCCCCCTTCCTCAAGGAACCATTCGTGTTTTCAAAGCTGATTCCAAAGGACGCCAACAACTTCTTGGTGAAGATACCATCGATCACACTCCTGAAAACGAAGAAGTAAAAATCAAAACAGGCCAAGCCTTTGATGTAGTTGCTAACGGCAAACGTCTTTCCAACGAAGTTTTTAAACTTTCCCGTGGTGATAAATCAACTTATTCTGCGGAAATTCGAAACAGAAAAAAAGAAGAAATCGAAGTTAGGTTTTACGCAAGCCTTTGGGGTGATTGGACCATCACTAAATCTTCCCATAAATTTACAAAAGAATCAGCAACAAGAGCCTACACGGATGTACCTCTAAAAGCTAACGAAACTGTGACTGTAGAATATACTGTAGAGACTAAGTACCAATAA
- a CDS encoding HEAT repeat domain-containing protein — protein sequence MFQKGQDIIWKRSLWVVLVLLISCSTSKPYQLTDVSPKYKEYQGSDLDPHKSKSVTIPVTNNRKYDEFIQEAHKAIALLEFGENVALRADSKKTVGEPVDKEMQAAAYLEEDLPVVISKLPGLIQTNQDLIDSVPNDFDGPAIGRVSYELGNILDSLKQNSPKAIGIQNAIRHLRSDSGNYNQGKDNTEKENKPVVEDPIIVTNEVETPKKIIPNKVENPSKISIKRLNRKAKVTGKAKVTDQINESVKKEEEVLSEEEKKDREYTDQIRKGLVQVFQWEYYRKPKNLEKILTTHPIPRVRAAAALALGRLKAGRVSLENAIDKDGYQVRPAAYKALSDIGDKRSLSYFIAGTKAEDPEVIAVSYEGLGKTKDPAGREMILTTGLSSEFVVIVSGALRGLAYHKLDADVEVFSKFLKSNDQDIKVASLEALAIHGSRESLRILEKFVSEEPNMALLAIDEISKNPSLSATFALIRLNESQTDEKINKRIGECLLRRKAFGKYAIILIEDDYLRAEPNERSRPVSYIKNKEIGLILSETKKEYAVRIGEDILTDKYIQVKMESTLPGAREAFVTGWVFYPKLDIIEVKQLGSDGNSGKYSNLKKGKHNNLFNPIEEIKVPKKD from the coding sequence ATGTTTCAAAAGGGTCAAGACATAATTTGGAAGAGAAGTTTATGGGTGGTCCTTGTTCTGTTGATCAGTTGTTCCACTTCAAAACCATACCAATTAACAGACGTTTCACCAAAGTATAAAGAATACCAAGGATCGGATTTAGACCCGCATAAATCAAAATCTGTTACAATCCCTGTGACCAACAATCGTAAGTATGATGAGTTTATCCAGGAAGCGCATAAGGCCATTGCTTTACTTGAGTTTGGAGAAAATGTAGCCCTTCGTGCTGATAGCAAAAAGACGGTCGGCGAACCTGTAGATAAAGAAATGCAAGCCGCAGCTTATTTGGAAGAAGACCTACCTGTCGTAATAAGCAAGTTGCCAGGTCTCATCCAAACTAACCAAGATCTTATCGATAGTGTTCCCAATGATTTTGATGGCCCTGCCATTGGTCGTGTTAGTTATGAATTGGGTAATATTCTTGATTCATTAAAACAAAATAGCCCCAAAGCAATTGGTATCCAAAACGCGATTCGACATTTACGTTCTGATTCAGGAAATTACAACCAAGGAAAAGATAACACTGAGAAAGAAAATAAACCAGTTGTGGAAGATCCTATCATTGTAACGAATGAAGTCGAAACTCCTAAAAAAATAATTCCAAACAAAGTAGAGAATCCATCTAAAATATCGATCAAACGACTCAATCGCAAAGCAAAAGTAACGGGTAAAGCTAAAGTAACCGATCAAATCAATGAGTCAGTTAAAAAGGAAGAAGAGGTTCTATCTGAAGAAGAAAAAAAGGACAGAGAGTATACAGATCAAATTCGTAAAGGGTTGGTTCAAGTATTCCAATGGGAATACTACCGAAAGCCAAAGAACTTAGAAAAGATTTTAACCACTCATCCTATCCCTCGTGTACGTGCAGCCGCTGCACTGGCTCTTGGTAGATTAAAAGCGGGTCGAGTTAGTTTAGAAAATGCCATCGATAAAGACGGATACCAAGTAAGACCTGCTGCTTACAAAGCTTTGTCCGATATTGGAGATAAACGTTCCCTTTCTTATTTTATTGCGGGAACCAAGGCAGAAGATCCAGAAGTGATCGCAGTAAGTTACGAAGGTCTAGGAAAAACAAAAGATCCGGCAGGACGAGAAATGATCCTTACGACAGGACTCTCTTCAGAATTTGTGGTTATTGTTTCAGGTGCCTTACGTGGTCTCGCCTATCACAAATTAGATGCTGATGTTGAAGTTTTTAGTAAGTTTTTAAAATCGAATGACCAAGACATTAAAGTGGCATCACTCGAAGCTCTTGCGATTCATGGAAGTAGGGAAAGTCTAAGAATTTTGGAAAAGTTTGTTTCAGAAGAACCAAATATGGCGTTACTTGCCATTGATGAAATCAGTAAAAACCCTTCTTTATCAGCAACCTTTGCTCTCATTCGATTGAATGAATCGCAGACTGATGAAAAAATAAATAAACGAATTGGTGAGTGTTTACTTCGTCGTAAGGCTTTTGGAAAGTATGCGATCATACTCATAGAAGATGATTACCTCCGCGCAGAACCAAACGAACGTTCAAGGCCTGTTTCTTATATCAAAAACAAAGAGATTGGCCTAATTCTATCTGAAACCAAAAAGGAATACGCTGTGCGGATCGGAGAAGACATTCTCACTGACAAATATATTCAAGTGAAAATGGAATCTACACTTCCGGGCGCGCGCGAAGCCTTTGTAACAGGTTGGGTTTTTTATCCAAAGTTAGATATCATTGAGGTGAAACAACTAGGCAGTGATGGGAATTCTGGAAAGTATTCCAATTTGAAAAAAGGAAAACACAACAACCTCTTCAATCCAATAGAAGAAATTAAAGTTCCTAAAAAGGATTAA
- a CDS encoding homoserine dehydrogenase — MKEVRIGLLGAGVVGTSLLQLLDKNREKIQRHYGINLQLTTIATRSPGKLQGKTNVPVTTDVLSVTNRSDIDMIVELIGGTDTAYQAVRSALEHGKTVITANKALLSEKGRELYPIAAETGAELGYEAAVAGSIPIIRTLRDGLSSCEFEVICGILNGTTNFILTKMEQEAWDYSTALKKAQDLGFAEADPTFDVEGIDAGHKISLLASLAFREYVSFASLSVKGISDLQSLDIQSALSLGYRIKLLGISKRSSAGVLTKVHPTLVPLDHPLANVMNESNAVFYKTKEADSGMITGKGAGGMPTASAVLSDIIYYASRLGSKDIAKENNLFPEAKAFPEPDNLVRYYLRFSTVDKPGVLAEISQVLGRHNISIASVQQKESTSEPVSVIVVTHSATEGEFQKSLQEIDTMSNIIKQKTVAIRLLENL, encoded by the coding sequence ATGAAAGAAGTTCGTATTGGTCTATTGGGTGCCGGAGTTGTCGGCACAAGCTTACTCCAACTCTTGGATAAAAACCGGGAAAAAATCCAACGTCATTATGGAATCAACTTACAACTAACGACCATTGCCACCCGTAGCCCGGGAAAACTCCAAGGTAAAACGAACGTTCCAGTAACAACCGATGTACTATCTGTTACAAATCGTTCGGATATCGATATGATTGTTGAATTGATAGGCGGAACTGACACGGCTTACCAAGCAGTTCGATCCGCTTTAGAACATGGCAAAACTGTCATCACAGCCAATAAGGCCTTGTTATCCGAAAAAGGAAGAGAATTGTATCCAATCGCTGCAGAAACCGGTGCTGAGCTTGGTTATGAAGCTGCAGTGGCAGGTTCCATTCCCATCATCCGTACATTACGTGATGGACTCTCTTCCTGCGAATTTGAAGTCATTTGCGGAATCCTAAACGGAACCACAAATTTTATTTTAACCAAGATGGAACAAGAGGCCTGGGACTATTCGACGGCACTGAAAAAAGCACAAGACCTTGGATTTGCAGAAGCCGACCCAACCTTTGATGTAGAAGGGATTGATGCGGGCCATAAAATTAGTTTGCTTGCAAGTCTCGCGTTCCGTGAGTACGTTTCGTTCGCTTCCCTTTCTGTAAAAGGAATTTCCGATTTACAATCTTTGGACATCCAATCTGCACTTTCTCTTGGATATCGAATCAAACTTTTAGGGATCTCTAAACGAAGTTCGGCGGGAGTACTTACCAAAGTACATCCAACGCTTGTTCCTCTGGACCATCCATTGGCAAATGTCATGAACGAATCCAATGCTGTTTTTTATAAAACCAAAGAAGCAGATTCCGGAATGATCACAGGTAAAGGTGCCGGGGGAATGCCAACAGCAAGTGCGGTTCTCTCTGACATCATCTACTATGCTTCGAGACTGGGAAGTAAGGACATTGCGAAAGAAAATAATCTTTTTCCAGAAGCCAAAGCCTTTCCTGAGCCTGACAATTTGGTTCGTTATTACCTACGTTTTTCCACTGTGGACAAACCAGGAGTTCTTGCTGAAATTTCTCAGGTGCTTGGCCGTCATAATATTTCCATTGCATCCGTCCAACAGAAGGAGTCCACTTCGGAACCGGTGTCAGTGATTGTTGTCACTCACTCGGCGACAGAAGGGGAATTTCAGAAATCTCTGCAGGAAATTGATACTATGTCGAACATCATCAAACAGAAAACTGTTGCCATCCGGCTTTTGGAAAACCTGTAA